A section of the Shimia isoporae genome encodes:
- a CDS encoding lysophospholipid acyltransferase family protein, with the protein MTDLVRAHSQTPRLADYLRTMAFFGLSCALALPFLLLFPFIFLPESIVRRVCMAYLKLQGGLLSIFCGIRYRVTGLENLPDGAALIASQHESTWETLYFQMLLDRPVMYAKEDIFSYPVFGPLTRKFGHIPVSRSGGGDAMREGFRKGAEVVSSGRKLLIFPTGTRRLAEAQKLQSGVGVVYQLANAPLVPVLVNSGQCWPHGTWIKFSGTIDVEILPPIPAGLPRPELMERLRADLARAPTKAQKDG; encoded by the coding sequence ATGACCGATCTTGTCCGAGCACACTCCCAGACGCCACGCCTTGCAGATTACCTGCGCACAATGGCGTTTTTTGGGCTGTCATGCGCTCTGGCTCTTCCGTTTCTTCTGTTGTTCCCGTTCATTTTCCTGCCTGAAAGTATCGTTCGGCGCGTGTGCATGGCGTACCTGAAGCTGCAAGGCGGGCTGTTGTCCATCTTTTGCGGAATCCGCTATCGCGTCACCGGACTGGAGAACCTGCCGGATGGGGCTGCGTTGATTGCGTCCCAACACGAAAGCACCTGGGAGACGTTGTACTTCCAGATGCTGCTGGACCGTCCGGTGATGTATGCAAAGGAAGACATATTTTCCTATCCCGTATTTGGGCCTCTCACTCGCAAGTTCGGCCATATTCCGGTTTCGAGGTCCGGAGGCGGGGACGCGATGCGCGAAGGATTTCGCAAGGGCGCCGAAGTGGTTTCATCCGGCCGAAAACTGCTGATATTTCCTACGGGCACGCGACGGTTGGCGGAGGCACAGAAACTGCAATCCGGCGTCGGCGTGGTTTATCAATTGGCGAACGCGCCTCTAGTACCTGTGCTGGTGAATTCAGGGCAATGCTGGCCGCACGGCACGTGGATCAAATTCTCAGGAACGATCGACGTGGAGATATTGCCGCCTATTCCGGCAGGGTTGCCGCGACCTGAGTTGATGGAACGCTTGCGCGCCGATTTGGCCAGAGCGCCCACCAAAGCTCAAAAAGATGGTTAA
- a CDS encoding autotransporter assembly complex protein TamA, translating to MAKRTLPFRFFPKTPHVLTSLLLCLIPGLASAFDAILEGIAPDTPLYQRVTGASLVFQAKAEEITDGQDIVAAAQADYKRLISVLYEAGYFGPSVSINLDGREAADISPFATITSVKRIVLDVDTGPQFQFGDAVVAPVAPETELPDGFASGKTASVSVIQDAAVAAVDGWRAKGHAKADVAGQTITADHRSAELDAKVDIEPGPELTFGRLIYTGESQVRDERVVAIADLPSGERFDPEEARRVATRLRRTGTFRAVDLREADEPNPDGSLDMNLTVVDDKRRRIGFGAELESRDGLSLSAFWLHRNLFGGAENFRIDASVDNLGAQSGGTDYRIGTTYTRPATLRSDTELAIAFEIKQEDEPLYFLRQVGTVIGFRRVYSKRVEAELGLGVFISEVEDNFGVRDFAIYGLPFRFKYDARDDIVDPTRGYYVGATAFPYLGYADAKNALFLKGDFRTYRGFGLDNRVIAAARVQVGSIIGPDIPETPPDLLFFSGGGGSVRGQPYQSNFVSVGGIDSGGLSFLGLSGELRVKVTQQISAVAFYDAGFVGETADFTGAGNWHAGAGLGARYHTGFGPLRLDLGFPVSGDTSGGPQLYIGIGHAF from the coding sequence ATGGCAAAGCGGACACTACCTTTCCGTTTTTTCCCTAAAACTCCCCATGTCCTAACGTCTCTTTTGCTTTGTTTAATACCCGGTCTGGCAAGCGCCTTTGACGCAATACTGGAAGGTATTGCACCGGACACACCCTTGTATCAAAGGGTCACCGGCGCCTCTCTGGTGTTTCAGGCAAAAGCCGAAGAAATCACCGATGGTCAAGATATCGTCGCTGCTGCGCAGGCCGATTACAAACGCCTGATAAGCGTTCTTTATGAGGCAGGCTACTTCGGTCCAAGTGTCAGCATTAATCTGGATGGCCGCGAAGCTGCGGACATTTCACCGTTTGCCACGATTACCTCGGTGAAACGGATCGTATTAGATGTGGACACCGGCCCTCAGTTCCAGTTTGGCGACGCAGTGGTCGCACCCGTTGCGCCGGAGACGGAACTACCTGACGGATTTGCCAGTGGCAAAACGGCTTCTGTGTCCGTCATTCAAGACGCAGCGGTTGCCGCTGTTGACGGCTGGCGGGCCAAGGGGCACGCAAAGGCGGATGTTGCTGGTCAAACCATCACCGCCGACCACCGCTCTGCTGAGCTGGACGCAAAAGTGGACATTGAACCCGGCCCGGAACTCACGTTCGGTCGGCTGATCTACACCGGCGAATCCCAGGTGCGCGACGAGCGGGTCGTTGCGATCGCGGACCTTCCCTCCGGTGAACGGTTCGATCCGGAAGAAGCCCGCCGCGTTGCAACCCGTCTGCGCCGGACCGGCACGTTCCGTGCCGTCGACCTTCGCGAAGCCGACGAACCCAACCCGGACGGGTCTCTGGACATGAACCTGACGGTTGTCGACGACAAACGGCGGCGGATCGGTTTTGGCGCGGAACTGGAAAGCCGCGACGGCCTTAGCCTGTCGGCATTCTGGCTGCACCGGAACCTGTTCGGGGGCGCCGAGAACTTCCGCATCGATGCATCCGTGGACAACCTCGGCGCACAATCAGGTGGCACAGACTACAGGATCGGCACCACGTATACCCGCCCTGCCACCTTGCGTTCGGATACTGAGCTTGCCATCGCCTTCGAAATCAAACAGGAAGACGAGCCGCTCTACTTTTTGCGGCAGGTCGGCACCGTGATCGGGTTTCGACGTGTCTACTCCAAAAGGGTCGAAGCCGAACTTGGCCTGGGCGTTTTTATCTCTGAGGTTGAAGACAATTTCGGCGTCAGGGACTTCGCCATCTACGGTTTGCCATTCCGCTTCAAATACGATGCGCGGGACGATATCGTTGATCCGACCCGCGGGTATTACGTTGGAGCAACCGCGTTTCCGTACCTTGGCTATGCCGACGCGAAAAACGCGCTTTTCCTGAAAGGTGATTTCAGAACCTATCGCGGCTTCGGCCTCGACAACCGCGTGATCGCGGCCGCACGGGTTCAGGTCGGCTCGATCATCGGACCAGACATTCCTGAAACGCCTCCGGACCTGCTGTTCTTCTCTGGCGGCGGCGGCAGCGTGCGTGGTCAGCCGTATCAATCCAACTTTGTCTCGGTTGGTGGGATCGACAGCGGTGGTTTGTCCTTCCTTGGTTTGTCTGGTGAATTGCGCGTGAAAGTGACCCAGCAGATTTCGGCGGTCGCCTTTTATGATGCCGGTTTCGTCGGGGAGACCGCGGATTTCACGGGCGCTGGCAACTGGCACGCAGGTGCCGGCCTTGGCGCGCGATATCACACCGGTTTTGGTCCCTTGCGGCTTGATCTCGGGTTCCCCGTGTCGGGTGATACATCCGGCGGACCTCAACTCTACATTGGCATTGGACACGCGTTCTGA
- a CDS encoding translocation/assembly module TamB domain-containing protein, whose product MRWLAVLILALMPLQLFAQSSEETPEASEEDKGMLANFIEESLSGAGRKVEVIGLRGAISSEASLRELRISDDEGVWLSLSGVTLNWNRLAVLAGNFDVNQLKADRIVLTRVPKTTPQPDAPKAEATPFSLPELPVSINIQDLTATQIDLGEAVLGEALSLSLQARLILSGGDGEALLNATRVDGPASHFLVDVGYSNASRQLRLDLNASEAQGGIITTLAGIPGEPSIALTMLGAGPLDDFTADIKLSSDGQDRLAGQVVLGAQPMPEDETALMRTVSADLRGDIAPLFDEEYRKFFGTDIGLTTFARIFPDGRITLENLALWTAALNLVGDLELAANGMPSQFGLNLRMRDPENEAMLLPVAGDPIRLQSANLTASFDHDVGNRWTLNGTVDGLDTPAVGLNRLGITGKGIINPNTPLRVSADLLLDMAGLRMEDAGLSQAVGTDGTLMANLLWNEGADVEISEFELLSGGLVARGNATVSGLDESLTVAGAARVLVPDASRFSAVAGRDLGGELVASVNGSFAALDGVFDGEVSARTRDLTVGIAQVDALAKGEANLKVSAARTFEGINLREFALTSDAVSAEGQGMLSSEAGDVAFNVSLTDTSLLVPDISGPATVRGRAQLSEGNWQVDASATAPADSSAKVLATVNSDGQAKADFDLKIGKVELFVPSLPGSANVKGSASQNGDVFDVKLAVQGPLQSTLNSEGTIDPTGNRNALTLTGAVPLAAANPFLSPNSIQGTAQLDMQLNGALDPGNLTGTVSLGGGRFAMPALRMAFSEIGGTVTLADSVARVNMTTDYSGGGQIAVNGTVGIAPPFNANLPVQLIGLRHQEGRFIETGVDGTVTLSGPLTGGGSIAGDLVLGKTDVRISESALGGAAGIPDVLHIAEPGGSRTTRLRAGVLEEETSSGSSAPPFNLDISVRTGERINVSGLGLDTVFEGALTLKGTTADVKPEGGLEVTRGRMNFLGKTLEIDEGRVALAGGFTPTVRIVAFADQTDVTVNLTIEGSLDDLKIRLDSDPELPEDEVLSQLLFGRDISSISPLQALQLATTVRALSRGGGGGGLFTLTSDSGGAGLSTGGYLNDNLYTEIGVDSDGKSTIDLNLDVNDRVTIKGRVNSENETGVGIFYQHDY is encoded by the coding sequence ATGCGGTGGCTGGCGGTTCTCATATTGGCGTTAATGCCCTTACAGCTCTTCGCGCAAAGCTCGGAGGAAACTCCGGAAGCAAGCGAAGAAGACAAGGGGATGCTGGCAAACTTCATCGAAGAATCCCTGTCCGGCGCGGGCCGCAAGGTTGAAGTCATTGGTTTACGCGGAGCGATCAGCTCTGAAGCATCGCTACGGGAACTGCGCATTTCCGACGACGAAGGCGTCTGGCTCTCGCTGTCAGGCGTCACCTTGAACTGGAACCGGCTGGCCGTGCTGGCAGGCAATTTCGACGTCAACCAGCTAAAAGCTGACAGAATTGTCCTGACGCGGGTACCAAAGACCACTCCCCAGCCTGATGCGCCCAAGGCCGAGGCAACGCCGTTCTCGTTGCCGGAACTGCCCGTCAGCATCAATATTCAAGATTTGACAGCCACGCAGATTGACTTGGGTGAAGCAGTCCTGGGAGAAGCGCTGTCGCTGTCTTTGCAGGCCCGGCTTATTTTGTCCGGCGGTGATGGTGAAGCGCTTCTGAATGCCACACGCGTCGACGGCCCTGCATCTCATTTCCTTGTGGACGTGGGTTATTCCAACGCGTCGCGCCAACTGCGGCTTGACCTGAATGCGTCCGAGGCACAAGGCGGTATCATAACAACGCTCGCAGGCATCCCGGGTGAGCCCTCCATCGCGTTGACAATGCTGGGCGCTGGGCCGCTGGATGATTTCACCGCTGACATCAAACTTTCCAGTGACGGTCAGGATCGGCTCGCGGGGCAGGTTGTGCTTGGAGCACAGCCTATGCCCGAAGACGAAACTGCCCTCATGCGGACTGTCAGCGCAGACCTTCGCGGCGATATCGCTCCGCTTTTCGATGAAGAATATCGCAAGTTTTTTGGCACCGATATCGGCCTAACGACCTTCGCGCGGATATTTCCCGACGGACGCATCACACTGGAAAACCTCGCTCTATGGACTGCTGCACTCAATCTGGTGGGTGATCTCGAACTGGCGGCCAACGGAATGCCGAGCCAGTTTGGACTGAACTTGCGAATGCGCGATCCTGAAAATGAAGCAATGTTGCTTCCGGTTGCGGGTGATCCAATCCGACTTCAATCTGCCAATCTGACGGCCAGTTTTGATCATGACGTTGGCAATCGCTGGACACTCAACGGTACGGTGGACGGCCTCGACACGCCCGCGGTTGGTCTGAATCGTCTCGGTATTACCGGCAAGGGCATTATCAATCCGAACACACCGCTTCGAGTGTCCGCCGATCTGCTGTTGGACATGGCGGGTCTGCGTATGGAAGACGCTGGACTGTCCCAAGCCGTTGGCACAGACGGGACGCTCATGGCGAACCTGTTGTGGAATGAAGGCGCGGATGTAGAGATTTCAGAATTTGAACTGCTCTCAGGAGGGCTTGTCGCGCGCGGCAACGCGACAGTTAGCGGCCTGGATGAAAGCCTTACCGTTGCTGGAGCGGCCCGCGTGCTGGTGCCGGACGCTTCTCGCTTTTCTGCTGTCGCAGGGCGGGATCTCGGCGGAGAATTGGTCGCATCGGTCAATGGGAGCTTTGCCGCGCTTGATGGCGTTTTTGACGGCGAGGTTTCAGCCCGTACACGAGATTTGACCGTAGGCATCGCACAAGTAGACGCACTGGCCAAAGGTGAGGCCAATCTGAAAGTCTCCGCAGCGCGCACCTTCGAAGGCATCAACCTGCGGGAGTTTGCGCTCACCAGCGATGCGGTTTCTGCCGAGGGGCAAGGCATGCTATCGAGCGAAGCGGGCGACGTGGCATTCAACGTGAGTCTCACCGACACATCCTTGTTGGTTCCGGATATTTCCGGTCCCGCCACCGTCCGGGGAAGGGCGCAGCTTTCTGAAGGCAACTGGCAAGTTGATGCCAGCGCCACAGCGCCTGCGGACAGTTCAGCCAAAGTGCTGGCTACCGTGAACTCCGATGGACAGGCAAAGGCGGATTTTGATCTGAAGATCGGCAAGGTCGAACTCTTCGTGCCGTCTTTGCCGGGTTCGGCCAATGTCAAAGGATCGGCGTCCCAGAACGGCGATGTGTTCGACGTCAAACTGGCGGTTCAGGGTCCGTTGCAATCAACACTCAATAGCGAAGGCACCATTGATCCGACGGGTAACAGAAACGCGCTGACGCTGACTGGTGCGGTGCCGCTGGCAGCGGCGAACCCGTTCCTTTCCCCGAACTCCATTCAAGGCACTGCGCAACTGGACATGCAACTCAACGGCGCGCTCGATCCCGGCAACCTGACCGGGACGGTATCTCTGGGTGGTGGTCGTTTCGCTATGCCTGCTTTGCGCATGGCTTTCTCCGAAATTGGTGGCACTGTCACGCTGGCGGACTCTGTGGCTCGGGTAAACATGACCACCGACTATTCCGGTGGTGGCCAGATCGCAGTGAACGGTACCGTCGGCATTGCGCCGCCGTTCAATGCCAACCTTCCGGTGCAACTGATTGGACTCCGCCATCAGGAAGGCCGCTTCATCGAAACCGGCGTGGACGGCACCGTGACTTTGTCCGGTCCCCTGACGGGCGGTGGCTCTATCGCAGGTGATCTGGTTTTGGGAAAAACCGATGTACGCATTTCCGAGAGCGCGCTGGGCGGCGCAGCGGGCATTCCCGATGTCTTACACATCGCCGAGCCCGGCGGGTCGCGCACGACCCGATTGCGGGCAGGAGTTCTGGAGGAAGAGACCTCGTCGGGGTCATCTGCTCCGCCGTTCAACCTTGATATCTCGGTTCGAACAGGCGAACGCATCAACGTTTCAGGTCTGGGACTGGACACGGTTTTCGAAGGCGCGCTGACTTTGAAAGGCACGACGGCTGACGTGAAGCCAGAGGGCGGGCTTGAAGTGACACGCGGCCGCATGAACTTTCTTGGAAAGACGCTTGAAATCGACGAAGGCCGTGTCGCGCTGGCCGGTGGATTTACGCCAACGGTGCGTATTGTGGCCTTCGCCGATCAGACCGACGTCACCGTGAACCTGACCATTGAAGGATCGCTGGATGATCTGAAGATCAGACTCGATTCCGATCCGGAACTGCCCGAAGACGAAGTGCTGTCGCAACTCCTTTTCGGGCGGGACATTTCCAGTATTTCGCCCCTTCAGGCGCTCCAACTCGCAACCACGGTCAGGGCGCTGTCGCGCGGCGGCGGTGGTGGCGGCCTCTTTACCCTGACGTCGGACAGTGGCGGCGCAGGGTTGTCTACTGGCGGATATCTGAACGACAACCTCTATACTGAAATTGGTGTGGACAGCGACGGCAAAAGCACGATCGACCTAAATCTGGACGTAAATGACCGCGTGACGATTAAGGGGCGCGTGAACTCTGAAAACGAGACGGGCGTCGGCATTTTCTATCAGCACGATTACTGA